A window from Canis lupus familiaris isolate Mischka breed German Shepherd chromosome 18, alternate assembly UU_Cfam_GSD_1.0, whole genome shotgun sequence encodes these proteins:
- the VSTM2A gene encoding V-set and transmembrane domain-containing protein 2A isoform X6: protein MGIFLAYVGFVFFSVLYVQQGLSSQAKFTEFPRNVTATEGQNVEMSCAFQSGSASVYLEIQWWFLRGPEDLEPGAEVAGAQVELVPDRDPDNDGTKISTVKVQGNDISHKLQISKVRKKDEGLYECRVTDANYGELQEHKAQAYLKVNANSHARRMQAFEASPMWLQDMKPRKNVSAAIPSSIHSSANQRMHSTSSPQAVAKIPKQSPQSDSY, encoded by the exons ATGGGGATCTTTCTGGCATACgttggatttgttttcttttccgtTTTGTATGTGCAACAAGGGCTGTCTTCTCAAG CCAAATTTACCGAGTTCCCGCGGAACGTGACGGCGACCGAGGGCCAGAATGTGGAGATGTCCTGCGCCTTCCAGAGTGGCTCCGCCTCGGTGTACCTGGAGATCCAGTGGTGGTTCCTGCGGGGCCCCGAGGACCTGGAGCCCGGGGCCGAGGTGGCCGGTGCGCAG GTGGAGCTGGTGCCCGACCGAGACCCTGACAACGACGGGACCAAGATCAGT ACAGTGAAAGTCCAAGGCAATGACATCTCTCACAAGCTTCAGATTTCCAAAGTGAGGAAAAAGGATGAAGGCTTATATGAATGCAGGGTGACAGATGCCAATTACGGAGAGCTACAGGAACACAAAGCCCAGGCCTACCTGAAAGTCAATGCCAACAGCCACGCCAGGAGGATGCAGGCCTTCGAAGCCTCGCCCATGTGGCTGCAAGATATGAAGCCTCGCAAGAATGTCTCAGCAGCCATTCCCAGCAGCATCCACAGCTCTGCCAACCAGCGAATGCACTCCACCTCCAGCCCTCAAGCGGTAGCCAAAATTCCCAAACAAAGTCCACAATCAG
- the VSTM2A gene encoding V-set and transmembrane domain-containing protein 2A isoform X7, translating to MGIFLAYVGFVFFSVLYVQQGLSSQAKFTEFPRNVTATEGQNVEMSCAFQSGSASVYLEIQWWFLRGPEDLEPGAEVAGAQVELVPDRDPDNDGTKISTVKVQGNDISHKLQISKVRKKDEGLYECRVTDANYGELQEHKAQAYLKVNANSHARRMQAFEASPMWLQDMKPRKNVSAAIPSSIHSSANQRMHSTSSPQAVAKIPKQSPQSA from the exons ATGGGGATCTTTCTGGCATACgttggatttgttttcttttccgtTTTGTATGTGCAACAAGGGCTGTCTTCTCAAG CCAAATTTACCGAGTTCCCGCGGAACGTGACGGCGACCGAGGGCCAGAATGTGGAGATGTCCTGCGCCTTCCAGAGTGGCTCCGCCTCGGTGTACCTGGAGATCCAGTGGTGGTTCCTGCGGGGCCCCGAGGACCTGGAGCCCGGGGCCGAGGTGGCCGGTGCGCAG GTGGAGCTGGTGCCCGACCGAGACCCTGACAACGACGGGACCAAGATCAGT ACAGTGAAAGTCCAAGGCAATGACATCTCTCACAAGCTTCAGATTTCCAAAGTGAGGAAAAAGGATGAAGGCTTATATGAATGCAGGGTGACAGATGCCAATTACGGAGAGCTACAGGAACACAAAGCCCAGGCCTACCTGAAAGTCAATGCCAACAGCCACGCCAGGAGGATGCAGGCCTTCGAAGCCTCGCCCATGTGGCTGCAAGATATGAAGCCTCGCAAGAATGTCTCAGCAGCCATTCCCAGCAGCATCCACAGCTCTGCCAACCAGCGAATGCACTCCACCTCCAGCCCTCAAGCGGTAGCCAAAATTCCCAAACAAAGTCCACAATCAG
- the VSTM2A gene encoding V-set and transmembrane domain-containing protein 2A isoform X3: MGIFLAYVGFVFFSVLYVQQGLSSQAKFTEFPRNVTATEGQNVEMSCAFQSGSASVYLEIQWWFLRGPEDLEPGAEVAGAQVELVPDRDPDNDGTKISTVKVQGNDISHKLQISKVRKKDEGLYECRVTDANYGELQEHKAQAYLKVNANSHARRMQAFEASPMWLQDMKPRKNVSAAIPSSIHSSANQRMHSTSSPQAVAKIPKQSPQSVLRWTFVKLFSSLVINSWRF, from the exons ATGGGGATCTTTCTGGCATACgttggatttgttttcttttccgtTTTGTATGTGCAACAAGGGCTGTCTTCTCAAG CCAAATTTACCGAGTTCCCGCGGAACGTGACGGCGACCGAGGGCCAGAATGTGGAGATGTCCTGCGCCTTCCAGAGTGGCTCCGCCTCGGTGTACCTGGAGATCCAGTGGTGGTTCCTGCGGGGCCCCGAGGACCTGGAGCCCGGGGCCGAGGTGGCCGGTGCGCAG GTGGAGCTGGTGCCCGACCGAGACCCTGACAACGACGGGACCAAGATCAGT ACAGTGAAAGTCCAAGGCAATGACATCTCTCACAAGCTTCAGATTTCCAAAGTGAGGAAAAAGGATGAAGGCTTATATGAATGCAGGGTGACAGATGCCAATTACGGAGAGCTACAGGAACACAAAGCCCAGGCCTACCTGAAAGTCAATGCCAACAGCCACGCCAGGAGGATGCAGGCCTTCGAAGCCTCGCCCATGTGGCTGCAAGATATGAAGCCTCGCAAGAATGTCTCAGCAGCCATTCCCAGCAGCATCCACAGCTCTGCCAACCAGCGAATGCACTCCACCTCCAGCCCTCAAGCGGTAGCCAAAATTCCCAAACAAAGTCCACAATCAG TATTGAGATGGACTTTTGTGAAACTGTTCTCTTCACTCGTGATCAACAGCTGGCGCTTTTAA
- the VSTM2A gene encoding V-set and transmembrane domain-containing protein 2A isoform X4: protein MGIFLAYVGFVFFSVLYVQQGLSSQAKFTEFPRNVTATEGQNVEMSCAFQSGSASVYLEIQWWFLRGPEDLEPGAEVAGAQVELVPDRDPDNDGTKISTVKVQGNDISHKLQISKVRKKDEGLYECRVTDANYGELQEHKAQAYLKVNANSHARRMQAFEASPMWLQDMKPRKNVSAAIPSSIHSSANQRMHSTSSPQAVAKIPKQSPQSVHAKTFMSTRAKLAS, encoded by the exons ATGGGGATCTTTCTGGCATACgttggatttgttttcttttccgtTTTGTATGTGCAACAAGGGCTGTCTTCTCAAG CCAAATTTACCGAGTTCCCGCGGAACGTGACGGCGACCGAGGGCCAGAATGTGGAGATGTCCTGCGCCTTCCAGAGTGGCTCCGCCTCGGTGTACCTGGAGATCCAGTGGTGGTTCCTGCGGGGCCCCGAGGACCTGGAGCCCGGGGCCGAGGTGGCCGGTGCGCAG GTGGAGCTGGTGCCCGACCGAGACCCTGACAACGACGGGACCAAGATCAGT ACAGTGAAAGTCCAAGGCAATGACATCTCTCACAAGCTTCAGATTTCCAAAGTGAGGAAAAAGGATGAAGGCTTATATGAATGCAGGGTGACAGATGCCAATTACGGAGAGCTACAGGAACACAAAGCCCAGGCCTACCTGAAAGTCAATGCCAACAGCCACGCCAGGAGGATGCAGGCCTTCGAAGCCTCGCCCATGTGGCTGCAAGATATGAAGCCTCGCAAGAATGTCTCAGCAGCCATTCCCAGCAGCATCCACAGCTCTGCCAACCAGCGAATGCACTCCACCTCCAGCCCTCAAGCGGTAGCCAAAATTCCCAAACAAAGTCCACAATCAG
- the VSTM2A gene encoding V-set and transmembrane domain-containing protein 2A isoform X5, whose amino-acid sequence MGIFLAYVGFVFFSVLYVQQGLSSQAKFTEFPRNVTATEGQNVEMSCAFQSGSASVYLEIQWWFLRGPEDLEPGAEVAGAQVELVPDRDPDNDGTKISTVKVQGNDISHKLQISKVRKKDEGLYECRVTDANYGELQEHKAQAYLKVNANSHARRMQAFEASPMWLQDMKPRKNVSAAIPSSIHSSANQRMHSTSSPQAVAKIPKQSPQSEHAEKEHHLVY is encoded by the exons ATGGGGATCTTTCTGGCATACgttggatttgttttcttttccgtTTTGTATGTGCAACAAGGGCTGTCTTCTCAAG CCAAATTTACCGAGTTCCCGCGGAACGTGACGGCGACCGAGGGCCAGAATGTGGAGATGTCCTGCGCCTTCCAGAGTGGCTCCGCCTCGGTGTACCTGGAGATCCAGTGGTGGTTCCTGCGGGGCCCCGAGGACCTGGAGCCCGGGGCCGAGGTGGCCGGTGCGCAG GTGGAGCTGGTGCCCGACCGAGACCCTGACAACGACGGGACCAAGATCAGT ACAGTGAAAGTCCAAGGCAATGACATCTCTCACAAGCTTCAGATTTCCAAAGTGAGGAAAAAGGATGAAGGCTTATATGAATGCAGGGTGACAGATGCCAATTACGGAGAGCTACAGGAACACAAAGCCCAGGCCTACCTGAAAGTCAATGCCAACAGCCACGCCAGGAGGATGCAGGCCTTCGAAGCCTCGCCCATGTGGCTGCAAGATATGAAGCCTCGCAAGAATGTCTCAGCAGCCATTCCCAGCAGCATCCACAGCTCTGCCAACCAGCGAATGCACTCCACCTCCAGCCCTCAAGCGGTAGCCAAAATTCCCAAACAAAGTCCACAATCAG